One Verrucomicrobiia bacterium genomic region harbors:
- a CDS encoding response regulator, giving the protein MKKILVVEDEQMLAKIIGMKLEEEQYEVAHAYDGEEAYKLLTGGENLPDLVLLDVLLPKMSGFDVLEKLRAEGKALPKIIVFSNFAQKADVERARSLGAVDYIVKAAFSPAEILGKIKTILEESEAAPAAPAAGEGQAGSSAYQSFESLEDVMPMSEVLHPDNQTNNP; this is encoded by the coding sequence ATGAAAAAGATCCTCGTAGTTGAAGATGAACAGATGCTTGCCAAGATCATTGGCATGAAGCTTGAAGAGGAACAATACGAGGTGGCCCACGCATACGATGGTGAAGAGGCATACAAGCTTCTCACTGGCGGTGAGAACCTGCCAGACCTTGTGCTCCTAGACGTTCTGCTCCCTAAGATGAGCGGTTTTGATGTTTTGGAGAAGCTCCGCGCTGAGGGCAAGGCACTTCCTAAGATTATCGTATTCTCCAACTTTGCTCAGAAAGCAGACGTTGAGCGCGCACGTTCACTTGGTGCCGTGGATTACATTGTGAAAGCCGCTTTCTCACCAGCTGAGATCCTTGGCAAGATCAAAACTATCCTAGAGGAAAGCGAGGCGGCACCAGCAGCGCCGGCTGCCGGTGAAGGCCAGGCAGGGTCCAGCGCCTACCAAAGCTTCGAGTCTCTCGAAGACGTTATGCCAATGTCAGAAGTGCTGCATCCTGATAACCAGACGAATAACCCATAG
- a CDS encoding tetratricopeptide repeat protein, with protein sequence MKKPTSLKKIWILFGVATALIMLIAVSAVLLVTARLQQELLKKEPAYEPATLYNRAVDQTTKGDYQAAEASLEQALKQQDDATYKSQLAVVKYRLKKYEEAIVLYQKLIADGKDAAFGWNGIGNAYRDWADADAARADTYRAEAIKAYEQSIVLNRQYVAAYSNLALLYEAQEKYPEALAVLDRGIVATGAQELSQIRQRIATK encoded by the coding sequence ATGAAAAAACCCACCTCCCTCAAGAAAATATGGATCCTGTTTGGGGTTGCCACAGCCCTCATCATGCTTATCGCGGTGAGTGCCGTGCTCTTGGTGACGGCGAGGCTGCAGCAGGAACTCCTGAAGAAAGAGCCTGCTTATGAACCTGCCACCCTGTATAACCGTGCTGTAGACCAAACCACAAAGGGGGACTACCAGGCTGCGGAGGCTTCACTGGAGCAGGCGCTTAAACAGCAAGATGACGCTACCTACAAAAGCCAGTTGGCAGTGGTCAAATACCGCCTGAAAAAGTACGAAGAAGCCATTGTGCTCTACCAGAAGCTTATTGCCGATGGCAAAGACGCGGCTTTTGGTTGGAACGGGATAGGAAATGCGTACCGCGACTGGGCAGATGCTGACGCCGCACGCGCTGATACCTACCGCGCAGAGGCTATAAAAGCCTACGAACAGTCCATTGTGCTCAACCGCCAGTATGTCGCGGCATATTCAAACCTTGCCCTGCTCTATGAGGCGCAGGAAAAGTACCCAGAAGCCCTTGCTGTTTTAGACCGTGGAATTGTTGCAACAGGGGCTCAAGAGCTCTCTCAGATTCGCCAGAGAATTGCCACAAAATAG
- a CDS encoding HAMP domain-containing sensor histidine kinase — protein MYPTLSQQAWKPKTSVKVRFALAQGVFIALIISLLAITLYFPVKQRLVRITDNSYKILVNNVASSVFAPYFAGNNKEVINAVRRVEGQQGVKYVMVVDKENNVYYDSVTGDPSLQGKKFSDELTGKVTKGDTAVGKVERDGAVYYNYVAPFISGNEVSYTIRIGVDVQVIDGEFNRLSRLFIYLGVAGILLGILASYILASRMTRPIVALTESALAIRAGNLNAYPNITTNDELEQLSHEFQRMVEKLKQFYFQEYNQKKQAVDAKKRLEEVNTRLKELDRQKTDFLNAASHQLRTPLSVIHWSLSLIVEEAEKLHIPEQERELLTESLKSTKRMVDLVNDLLDLSRMEQGRKELSWEKANFSQVCDELVRALQPLAANKSLQLTYERCNDIPDSFLDPKAFYQVVNNFVDNAIKYTKEGYVKLNCELVSPDRAEIRITDSGIGMTDEERTRLFTRFSRGEEASKMFANGSGLGMFVAHEILRQHGGEVSVQSEKGKGTTFTLSVPLYQEIPKAPEPKDQPLLEDKNQQADIARIPEKKIDEVASTPPVSDTKEVKVPEHKPEKKAKDHKKGNA, from the coding sequence GTGTACCCCACGCTGTCGCAACAGGCTTGGAAGCCAAAAACGAGTGTCAAAGTACGGTTTGCCTTAGCGCAAGGTGTCTTTATTGCGCTCATTATTTCGTTGCTGGCCATTACTCTGTACTTCCCGGTTAAGCAGCGCCTCGTCCGGATTACTGATAACTCCTACAAGATCCTCGTGAACAACGTGGCCTCTAGTGTGTTTGCCCCTTATTTTGCCGGCAACAACAAAGAGGTTATAAACGCCGTTCGCCGAGTAGAGGGCCAGCAGGGAGTGAAGTATGTGATGGTTGTTGATAAGGAAAACAATGTCTACTACGACAGCGTGACAGGGGACCCGTCCCTTCAGGGGAAGAAATTCAGCGACGAGCTGACAGGAAAAGTTACTAAGGGTGACACTGCTGTGGGGAAGGTGGAGCGGGATGGCGCAGTGTACTACAACTACGTTGCTCCCTTCATTAGTGGGAACGAGGTTTCGTATACCATCCGTATCGGTGTGGATGTCCAAGTTATTGACGGTGAATTTAACCGCTTGTCCAGGTTGTTCATCTACTTGGGTGTGGCAGGTATCCTCCTTGGTATCCTCGCGTCGTACATCCTCGCCTCGCGGATGACCCGGCCTATCGTGGCGCTTACGGAGTCTGCCTTGGCGATCCGCGCCGGTAACCTTAATGCCTATCCGAACATCACCACGAATGATGAACTGGAGCAGCTGTCGCACGAGTTCCAGCGCATGGTAGAAAAGCTGAAACAATTCTATTTCCAGGAATACAACCAAAAAAAGCAGGCTGTAGATGCCAAGAAACGACTGGAAGAGGTAAACACCCGCCTGAAAGAACTCGACCGGCAGAAAACAGACTTCTTGAATGCGGCCTCCCACCAGTTGCGCACCCCGCTTTCAGTCATCCACTGGTCACTATCTTTGATTGTGGAAGAAGCTGAGAAGCTGCACATTCCTGAGCAGGAACGAGAGCTGCTTACTGAGTCGCTCAAGAGTACCAAGCGCATGGTTGACTTGGTCAACGACCTCCTTGACCTCTCCCGCATGGAGCAGGGAAGAAAGGAGCTTTCTTGGGAAAAGGCCAACTTCAGCCAAGTTTGTGACGAGCTAGTGAGGGCACTCCAACCCCTTGCAGCAAATAAGAGCCTGCAACTTACCTATGAACGCTGCAATGACATTCCCGATTCCTTCTTAGACCCCAAGGCTTTCTACCAGGTGGTGAACAACTTTGTAGACAATGCTATCAAATACACTAAGGAAGGTTACGTTAAGCTGAATTGTGAGCTTGTGTCACCAGATCGTGCCGAGATCCGCATTACAGACAGTGGAATTGGTATGACGGACGAGGAGCGGACCCGCCTCTTTACCAGGTTCAGCCGTGGCGAGGAAGCATCAAAAATGTTTGCCAATGGTTCCGGACTTGGCATGTTCGTGGCACATGAAATACTGCGCCAGCATGGCGGCGAAGTAAGTGTCCAATCTGAAAAAGGCAAGGGCACCACCTTCACGTTAAGCGTCCCGCTTTACCAAGAAATACCTAAGGCGCCTGAGCCAAAAGACCAGCCGCTTTTGGAGGATAAAAACCAGCAGGCCGATATCGCCCGCATACCTGAAAAGAAAATTGATGAGGTTGCCAGCACCCCTCCGGTGTCAGATACTAAAGAGGTAAAAGTGCCTGAGCATAAGCCTGAAAAGAAGGCGAAGGACCACAAGAAGGGGAATGCCTAA
- a CDS encoding ABC transporter ATP-binding protein, whose translation MPNQQPEPIQEESLVPSPEDQGSLSVSAETDAEALLNFQRDGEQESMDPLMQAIQQELGQQLAPTGGIPSEEMLNPYTDDEVFRAVNLTKAYGQGAAYNEVIKGISFTVKEGEYVVIYGPSGSGKSTLLHMLAGLEKPTRGEIRIRNVSFSAFTEDEMALYHREGIGLVFQSFNLLDSLRVWENVAFPLMLAGAPEEWRQHEALKMLERFGLEDFASHYPNQLSGGQQQRVSLARALIHDPALLLVDEPTGNLDTKSSEVVVKEIERLHKQERRTIILVTHSQVFLPYANRVFYIRDGTLLTSNEQNSVDPAE comes from the coding sequence ATGCCTAACCAACAACCAGAACCTATACAAGAAGAAAGCCTTGTTCCTTCCCCTGAGGACCAGGGTTCTCTTTCTGTGTCGGCGGAAACTGACGCGGAGGCTCTCCTTAACTTTCAGCGTGACGGGGAGCAGGAAAGCATGGATCCTCTCATGCAGGCCATCCAGCAGGAGCTGGGCCAGCAGTTGGCGCCAACTGGCGGGATACCATCTGAGGAAATGCTCAACCCCTATACGGACGACGAGGTCTTCCGTGCAGTAAACCTCACCAAGGCATATGGGCAGGGCGCGGCATACAACGAAGTAATTAAGGGTATTAGCTTTACGGTAAAAGAGGGGGAGTACGTAGTGATCTACGGCCCTTCGGGTTCAGGAAAGTCCACTCTTCTCCACATGCTGGCTGGGCTTGAGAAGCCGACTCGTGGTGAGATCCGTATCCGTAACGTATCGTTTTCTGCCTTTACGGAAGACGAAATGGCGTTGTACCACCGTGAGGGAATTGGACTTGTCTTCCAAAGCTTCAACCTCCTTGATTCACTGCGGGTGTGGGAAAACGTTGCGTTCCCTCTCATGCTTGCCGGTGCGCCAGAAGAGTGGCGCCAGCATGAGGCATTGAAGATGCTGGAGCGCTTTGGATTGGAAGATTTTGCCAGTCACTACCCCAACCAGCTTTCGGGTGGCCAACAGCAGCGCGTAAGTTTGGCGCGTGCCCTTATCCACGACCCAGCACTGCTTTTGGTGGATGAGCCTACGGGAAACTTGGACACAAAATCTTCGGAAGTTGTTGTAAAAGAGATCGAACGCTTACACAAGCAGGAGCGGCGTACTATAATCTTAGTAACGCATAGCCAGGTCTTCCTGCCGTACGCCAACAGAGTTTTCTATATTCGTGACGGGACCCTTCTCACAAGTAATGAGCAAAATAGCGTCGATCCGGCTGAGTGA
- a CDS encoding FtsX-like permease family protein, with product MSKIASIRLSDMLPLAWGSIRRNRLRSGLTVGAISVGIALVVYLISLGFGLEELTLGSVQRSASLLSLTVETASKELNPLDAIALEKIKGTEGVIKVLPRITIKGQVQLDKTFANTTIVGVDPEYLQITDSTQLLVGRYYRPEDTQAMVVTTGFLKLFGLDEKKTPLVLFRIHPDTQDYPGAPILQDVLVTGVVQADDSQVAYLPRLYLEGAVGANAPNYEHIKTTVAGIEQIAPVRDTLNTRGFKVSAAVDTVDDIKNAFRWIRGILAALGLIAIFIATIGMFNTLTISLLERTKEIGIMKALGVRKKDIKRLFLTEAILMGVLGGVFGLLGALFLQQLTLFTLSLLASLAGGTVPVVFRNHLFLLAGAFVFAMLIAAVTGIYPARRASKLNPIDAIRHE from the coding sequence ATGAGCAAAATAGCGTCGATCCGGCTGAGTGATATGCTCCCGCTTGCTTGGGGGTCTATTAGGCGCAACCGCCTTCGCTCCGGATTGACAGTAGGTGCCATCTCCGTTGGTATCGCCCTTGTTGTCTACCTTATTTCGCTTGGTTTTGGCCTGGAAGAGCTTACATTGGGTAGTGTTCAACGCTCCGCTTCGCTCCTTTCGCTTACCGTTGAAACCGCCTCCAAAGAGCTGAACCCTCTCGATGCCATTGCCCTGGAAAAGATTAAGGGCACAGAGGGGGTGATTAAAGTCCTTCCTCGTATTACAATCAAAGGCCAGGTACAGCTTGATAAAACGTTTGCCAATACCACTATCGTTGGCGTTGACCCTGAGTACCTCCAAATTACAGATTCCACCCAGCTTTTGGTGGGAAGGTATTACCGGCCAGAAGATACCCAGGCCATGGTGGTGACCACCGGGTTCCTTAAGCTCTTTGGTTTGGATGAGAAAAAAACTCCGCTCGTGCTGTTCCGCATCCACCCGGACACCCAGGACTACCCTGGCGCACCTATACTCCAAGACGTGTTGGTTACTGGTGTGGTCCAAGCTGATGATTCGCAAGTTGCCTATTTGCCGCGGCTCTACCTGGAGGGCGCAGTGGGTGCGAATGCCCCCAACTATGAACACATCAAGACAACCGTAGCGGGAATCGAACAAATTGCCCCAGTCAGAGACACGCTGAATACGCGTGGCTTTAAGGTTAGCGCGGCGGTTGATACAGTGGATGACATTAAAAATGCCTTCCGGTGGATCCGCGGCATTCTGGCCGCCCTCGGGCTCATTGCCATTTTCATTGCCACAATCGGCATGTTCAACACGCTTACCATCAGCTTGCTGGAGCGCACAAAAGAGATTGGCATCATGAAGGCGCTGGGCGTGCGTAAAAAGGATATCAAGCGCCTGTTCCTGACAGAGGCAATTCTCATGGGTGTACTGGGAGGGGTCTTTGGCCTTCTGGGAGCCCTTTTCCTCCAACAGCTTACCCTCTTCACCCTGTCACTCCTGGCAAGCCTAGCGGGTGGGACGGTCCCTGTTGTCTTCCGAAACCATCTCTTTTTGCTGGCAGGTGCCTTTGTGTTTGCTATGCTCATTGCAGCGGTTACGGGAATTTACCCGGCACGGCGTGCTTCTAAGCTCAACCCGATCGATGCGATTCGTCACGAATAA
- a CDS encoding fibronectin type III domain-containing protein — protein MRFVTNKLLAFALALAVGAVPVSAAPTEFSSPGYTIGGVIFGGTGTLRYPVAFTPPAITAGPTVSAITITSAVVTWTTDRATTGIVFVGSAPGDYEFQAADAFTPTISSHSVELNFLTKNTAYYYKVRSVDTFGNAVESAEATFNSDAGDITAPTITNGPVASQVSGTQVTITWITDELSNSIVDYGIQSVADNSTGRFDERSLFHQVTLAGLLGNQTYKFRVKSTDSSGNTVTSNAGEVTTISSPGITEVRITDVTLNSAVVQWQTTVPSTTTIAYGTSAGNYSSTIDDLSVSESHLVRLTGLENGTTYYVRLSGLDGSGTRLTSDEYLFKTVILPRIDDFTIFDIQSRSAKLKWVASTEVDAFVRYEILKAEDPKLNGKKLATGDDKLAIEHEIQLEDLEANTEYGVSLLGKDIFGNQAISPSKTFTTLPDREPPTIENLRSDTTVDLGSRQTVQVLISFGVSEAAKAVIEYGEGATGPFSKKIETDTDYTTNKFMVIPGLRPGESYHFKVVVTDRSGNVAESAEYNVLAPAKQVSLLDLIFGQLRMNFGWLTTIGQ, from the coding sequence ATGCGATTCGTCACGAATAAACTCCTAGCATTTGCCTTGGCCCTTGCGGTCGGGGCGGTTCCAGTATCGGCTGCGCCGACGGAGTTTTCGTCGCCGGGCTATACCATTGGCGGTGTCATTTTTGGTGGCACTGGGACCCTTCGTTATCCCGTTGCCTTTACTCCCCCCGCCATTACGGCAGGCCCTACAGTGAGTGCCATCACCATCACCTCTGCTGTTGTGACATGGACAACTGACCGCGCAACCACCGGCATCGTGTTTGTGGGAAGTGCGCCAGGGGACTATGAGTTCCAAGCAGCCGACGCGTTCACCCCTACCATTTCCAGTCACTCGGTTGAGCTGAACTTCCTTACCAAGAACACTGCCTACTACTACAAGGTGAGATCGGTGGATACATTCGGGAATGCCGTGGAATCCGCAGAAGCAACGTTTAACAGTGACGCCGGGGACATTACGGCCCCAACCATAACGAATGGCCCGGTTGCCTCGCAGGTTTCCGGTACCCAGGTAACCATTACATGGATTACCGATGAGCTTTCCAACTCCATTGTGGATTACGGCATTCAGTCCGTGGCAGACAACTCCACCGGGCGGTTTGATGAACGTTCACTTTTCCACCAAGTCACCCTTGCTGGTCTCTTGGGTAACCAGACGTATAAATTCCGGGTAAAAAGCACCGACAGTTCAGGCAATACGGTTACCAGCAACGCGGGGGAGGTGACAACCATCTCGTCCCCGGGTATTACGGAGGTTCGCATTACCGACGTAACCCTAAACTCTGCCGTGGTGCAGTGGCAAACTACCGTACCCAGTACCACCACCATTGCGTACGGCACGTCTGCGGGGAATTACTCTAGCACGATAGATGACCTAAGCGTTTCTGAATCACACCTTGTGCGTCTCACTGGCTTGGAAAACGGTACCACGTACTATGTCCGCCTCTCTGGCTTAGACGGGTCCGGTACCCGCCTCACCTCAGACGAATACCTCTTCAAAACGGTTATCCTGCCGCGCATTGATGACTTTACTATTTTCGATATCCAATCCCGCAGCGCCAAATTGAAGTGGGTTGCTTCCACGGAAGTCGACGCCTTTGTACGGTATGAAATCCTCAAAGCCGAAGACCCTAAGCTGAATGGCAAAAAGCTGGCCACTGGTGATGACAAGCTTGCCATTGAGCATGAAATCCAACTGGAAGACTTAGAGGCCAATACTGAATACGGCGTAAGCCTGCTTGGTAAGGATATCTTTGGCAACCAGGCCATCTCCCCAAGTAAAACCTTTACTACCCTTCCCGACCGGGAGCCCCCAACTATCGAGAACTTACGGAGCGATACCACCGTGGACCTTGGCAGCCGTCAAACCGTGCAGGTGCTTATTTCCTTTGGTGTCTCAGAGGCGGCCAAGGCTGTCATTGAGTACGGTGAAGGGGCGACTGGCCCGTTTTCCAAGAAGATTGAAACTGACACAGATTACACCACCAACAAGTTCATGGTTATCCCAGGCCTTCGTCCAGGTGAGTCTTATCACTTCAAAGTAGTGGTGACTGACCGTTCAGGAAACGTGGCCGAAAGTGCCGAATATAACGTTTTGGCGCCGGCGAAACAGGTTTCACTTCTTGACCTTATCTTTGGCCAGCTCCGCATGAACTTCGGTTGGCTAACCACTATCGGACAGTAA